A DNA window from Candidatus Desulfatibia profunda contains the following coding sequences:
- a CDS encoding C-terminal helicase domain-containing protein, whose product RAKSLGQKLVAAGYRSASLQGNLSQKRRQAALDGFRDGTFQILVATDVAARGIDVTRISHVINYDIPSTPEAYIHRIGRTGRATRSGEAFTLVTGEDKDMVRAINRIIGSEIEQRTLSTFDYGSPAPNREGRSQWIGKPQRKLSGVKKGRNKMKSLSNFFI is encoded by the coding sequence ATCGCGCCAAGAGCTTGGGGCAAAAGCTTGTTGCCGCAGGATACCGATCGGCTTCACTGCAGGGAAACCTTTCCCAGAAACGCCGCCAGGCAGCACTGGACGGCTTTCGCGACGGGACATTTCAGATTCTGGTGGCCACCGATGTCGCCGCTCGCGGCATTGACGTTACCCGGATTTCGCATGTCATCAACTATGATATCCCTTCCACCCCCGAGGCATACATTCACCGCATCGGACGGACAGGCCGGGCAACTCGCAGCGGCGAAGCTTTTACCCTTGTTACCGGAGAAGACAAGGATATGGTGCGCGCCATCAATCGAATCATCGGTTCTGAGATCGAGCAACGCACCTTATCAACTTTTGACTACGGATCACCAGCGCCTAATCGTGAAGGCCGCTCGCAGTGGATCGGAAAACCGCAACGGAAATTATCCGGAGTGAAAAAGGGACGGAACAAAATGAAGTCACTCTCGAACTTTTTTATTTAG
- the recQ gene encoding DNA helicase RecQ, with protein MKHIHNHTSPQDILRSCFGYDSFWENQEEIIRHLMAGRDALVLMPTGGGKSICYQIPAMLKSGVGVVISPLIALMQDQVDALCQLNIRAAFLNSSLSPQSARDIEKQMVSGNLDLVYVAPERLTTDRFLDLLNHTQVALFAIDEAHCVSQWGHDFRPEYLQLSILSERFPKVPRIALTATADPVTRKEIIKKLNLEKAAQFITSFDRPNICYRIELKEKWKKQLLDFLNAEHPKDSGIVYCLTRKKVETTAAWLSEKGYTALPYHAGMDQRTRLLHQRRFLHKEGVIIVATIAFGMGIDKPDVRFIAHLDLPKSLEAYYQETGRGGRDGQKADAWMIYSLSDVIAVRALLDRSEGDEQYKSIQHRKLEAFLGYCETVKCRRQVLLSYFGEELPKACGNCDTCHGDIETWDGTVAAQKALSCVYRTGQRFGAEYLSNVLCGSTNERIQRFRHDKISTFGIGADLSKKEWKSIFRQMIAAGLLFVDLESKGGFKLTDKSWPVLRGEQSVRFRKDPMPIKAKHPPRTTRKYENEFVDQASTDLWEKLRALRLKLAKEQGLPPYIIFHDRTLQELVAYLPRSLKEMSRISGIGERKLELYGEKFLGLILEHLGKPKNC; from the coding sequence ATGAAACATATTCATAACCATACTTCGCCGCAAGACATTTTGCGATCCTGTTTTGGCTATGACAGCTTTTGGGAAAACCAGGAAGAGATCATCCGGCATCTGATGGCCGGCCGTGATGCGCTGGTTCTGATGCCGACCGGCGGCGGCAAATCGATCTGTTATCAGATCCCGGCCATGCTGAAAAGCGGTGTCGGCGTCGTGATTTCCCCCCTTATCGCCTTGATGCAGGATCAGGTGGATGCCCTGTGTCAACTGAACATCCGGGCAGCCTTTCTAAACTCCAGCTTGTCGCCGCAGAGCGCCCGTGACATTGAAAAGCAGATGGTTTCCGGGAATCTGGATCTGGTTTACGTTGCCCCTGAAAGATTGACAACCGATCGATTTCTAGATTTGCTGAATCATACGCAAGTTGCTTTGTTTGCCATTGATGAAGCGCACTGTGTTTCTCAGTGGGGACATGATTTCAGGCCGGAATACCTTCAGCTTTCCATTTTATCCGAACGTTTTCCCAAAGTGCCCCGGATTGCTCTGACCGCCACCGCCGACCCGGTCACACGTAAAGAAATAATAAAAAAGCTGAATTTGGAGAAAGCGGCCCAATTTATCACAAGTTTTGACCGCCCCAACATCTGTTACCGTATCGAGCTTAAAGAAAAATGGAAAAAACAGCTTTTGGATTTTCTGAATGCGGAACATCCAAAAGATTCGGGAATCGTATATTGCTTAACCCGCAAAAAAGTGGAAACAACCGCCGCCTGGCTGTCTGAAAAAGGATATACGGCGCTTCCTTATCATGCAGGTATGGATCAAAGAACCCGTTTGCTGCACCAGCGAAGATTCCTCCATAAAGAGGGCGTAATTATTGTGGCAACCATTGCCTTTGGGATGGGAATTGATAAGCCGGATGTGCGTTTCATTGCGCACCTTGATCTGCCGAAAAGTTTGGAAGCCTACTATCAGGAAACCGGTCGCGGGGGACGTGACGGCCAAAAAGCGGATGCCTGGATGATCTACAGTTTATCCGACGTGATTGCCGTTCGAGCATTGTTGGACCGCTCTGAAGGGGATGAACAGTATAAAAGCATCCAGCACCGCAAACTGGAAGCCTTTTTAGGATATTGTGAGACCGTTAAATGCCGACGGCAGGTGTTGTTAAGCTATTTTGGTGAAGAACTTCCCAAAGCGTGCGGAAACTGTGATACTTGTCATGGTGACATCGAAACCTGGGATGGAACCGTTGCCGCCCAGAAAGCACTTTCCTGTGTATATCGAACCGGACAGCGTTTCGGCGCTGAATATCTCAGCAATGTGCTGTGCGGATCAACCAATGAGAGAATTCAGCGCTTCAGGCATGATAAGATTTCCACATTCGGTATCGGCGCGGACCTTTCCAAAAAAGAATGGAAGTCGATTTTTCGCCAAATGATTGCCGCCGGTCTCCTTTTCGTAGATCTGGAGAGCAAAGGGGGCTTTAAACTGACGGATAAAAGCTGGCCTGTTTTGCGGGGAGAACAAAGCGTCCGATTCCGCAAAGATCCAATGCCGATAAAAGCAAAGCACCCGCCTCGCACAACCCGTAAATATGAAAACGAATTTGTTGATCAAGCCTCAACCGATCTTTGGGAGAAACTGCGCGCTTTGCGCCTGAAGCTGGCAAAAGAACAGGGCCTGCCGCCTTATATCATCTTCCATGACCGTACCTTGCAAGAACTGGTGGCGTATTTGCCGCGCTCTTTAAAAGAAATGAGCCGCATCTCAGGGATTGGTGAACGGAAATTAGAGCTTTACGGAGAAAAGTTTTTGGGTCTCATCTTGGAGCATCTAGGGAAGCCCAAAAATTGTTGA
- a CDS encoding class I SAM-dependent methyltransferase, giving the protein MTDYYQENYQAYHEKTFSIDPSSFLDPLAARLSPEAFILDAGCSSGRDLFWFKQRGFEVIGLERSPGLAQLARENAGCEVIEDDFETYDFSFMEVDAILLAGALIHIPSDRFSAVFKNITSALTRHGIVLVTLKEGEGTRTGSHGRVFYLWQDEALRQMFEQLGFRVRNFSKSVSKTGSGDMWLAYVLQK; this is encoded by the coding sequence TACCATGAAAAGACCTTTTCAATTGATCCGTCATCGTTTCTGGATCCTTTGGCCGCAAGACTCTCGCCGGAGGCGTTTATCCTGGATGCAGGCTGCAGCAGCGGCCGCGATCTGTTCTGGTTTAAACAGCGCGGTTTTGAGGTCATCGGCCTGGAACGATCGCCGGGTCTGGCGCAACTGGCCCGCGAGAATGCCGGGTGCGAAGTCATCGAAGACGACTTTGAAACCTACGATTTTTCCTTTATGGAGGTCGATGCGATCCTGCTGGCCGGCGCTCTTATCCACATTCCGTCGGACCGGTTTTCAGCGGTTTTCAAAAACATCACCTCGGCCCTGACCCGCCATGGAATTGTGCTGGTAACATTAAAGGAGGGTGAAGGAACCCGCACAGGTTCGCACGGCCGGGTATTTTACCTGTGGCAGGACGAAGCTTTACGGCAAATGTTCGAGCAACTCGGTTTCAGGGTACGCAATTTTTCAAAGTCGGTTTCCAAGACCGGCTCCGGTGATATGTGGCTTGCTTATGTCCTGCAAAAATAA